A window of Deinococcus aquaedulcis contains these coding sequences:
- a CDS encoding SDR family NAD(P)-dependent oxidoreductase, with translation MSALARLLLSPPACRDPRALRRAVAGRTILVTGASSGIGAATARHLGQAGATVLLLARREAALDTVAGQIRAAGGQAHVYPANLADPAEVQAVAARLRADHPQLHAVISNAGRSVRRRAQDGEAKQDLSRLLAVNFSGPAALLLALLPALAAGGVVVNVSSVSARHVGAPRWSAYQGSKAGFDLWLHAAGTEWPHVRVASVYLPLVRTPMSAPTRAYRALPALSAEDAAQAVTWPLVRPVVRAAPWWLRGVELAGLLAPHALGRALGALERLESRLAAHP, from the coding sequence ATGTCTGCCCTGGCCCGCCTGCTGCTCTCTCCGCCGGCCTGCCGTGATCCCAGGGCGCTGCGGCGGGCAGTGGCGGGGCGCACCATTCTGGTCACGGGGGCGTCCTCGGGGATTGGGGCGGCCACCGCGCGGCACCTGGGACAGGCGGGGGCTACTGTGCTGCTGCTGGCGCGGCGGGAGGCGGCACTGGACACCGTGGCGGGGCAGATTCGCGCAGCTGGGGGGCAGGCCCACGTCTACCCCGCCAATCTGGCCGACCCGGCCGAGGTGCAGGCGGTGGCGGCGCGCCTGCGGGCGGACCACCCCCAGCTGCACGCGGTGATCAGCAACGCGGGGCGCTCGGTGCGGCGCCGGGCGCAGGACGGCGAGGCCAAGCAGGACCTGTCCCGGCTGCTGGCGGTGAATTTCAGTGGGCCGGCGGCGCTGCTGCTGGCGCTCTTGCCCGCGCTGGCAGCCGGGGGCGTGGTGGTGAACGTATCCAGTGTGTCGGCGCGGCATGTGGGCGCCCCGCGCTGGAGCGCCTACCAGGGCAGCAAGGCAGGCTTTGACCTGTGGCTGCACGCCGCTGGCACTGAATGGCCGCACGTGCGGGTGGCCAGTGTGTACCTGCCCCTGGTGCGCACCCCCATGAGCGCCCCCACCCGCGCCTACCGCGCTTTGCCTGCCCTGAGTGCCGAGGACGCCGCGCAGGCTGTGACGTGGCCCCTGGTGCGTCCGGTGGTGCGCGCCGCGCCGTGGTGGCTGCGGGGCGTGGAACTCGCGGGCCTGCTGGCGCCACACGCCCTGGGCCGCGCGCTGGGGGCGCTCGAACGTCTGGAAAGCCGGCTGGCGGCCCACCCATGA
- a CDS encoding prephenate dehydratase, whose translation MSQSSAPTVAFQGNPGSYGEIAALNAAPGATARGYPTFHEVARAVESGEVACGVLPVENSLMGAIHQSIDLLSETDLHVTGEVVVRVSHCLMALPGVDLQDIRRVASQQPALDQCTGLIRQHGWQPVAAHDTAGSAKNLAASGERDLAAIASARAAELYGLTILAREIEDEPFNYTRFMILARQEPAPSPVPHKTSLVFAVRHTPGFLVETLGELRGLNLSRIESRPRRDRAWSYLIYVDIEGHAQDPQVAQALAGVLRKASYAKIIGSYPAAQGTVG comes from the coding sequence ATGAGTCAGTCTTCTGCCCCCACCGTGGCCTTTCAGGGCAATCCCGGCTCGTACGGCGAGATCGCCGCGCTGAACGCCGCGCCTGGGGCCACGGCGCGCGGCTACCCCACCTTTCACGAGGTGGCGCGCGCCGTGGAGAGCGGCGAGGTGGCCTGCGGCGTGCTGCCGGTGGAAAACAGCCTGATGGGCGCCATTCACCAGAGCATTGACCTGCTCAGCGAAACCGACCTGCATGTGACCGGGGAAGTGGTGGTGCGCGTGTCGCACTGCCTGATGGCCCTGCCCGGCGTGGACTTGCAGGACATCCGGCGGGTGGCGAGCCAGCAGCCCGCGCTGGACCAGTGCACGGGCCTGATTCGGCAGCACGGCTGGCAACCGGTGGCAGCGCACGACACGGCCGGCAGCGCCAAGAACCTGGCGGCCAGTGGCGAGCGCGATCTGGCGGCCATTGCCAGCGCGCGCGCCGCCGAACTGTACGGCCTGACGATTCTGGCCCGCGAAATCGAGGACGAGCCGTTTAACTACACCCGCTTCATGATCCTGGCGCGCCAGGAACCGGCGCCCAGCCCGGTGCCGCACAAGACCAGCCTTGTGTTCGCCGTGCGCCACACCCCCGGCTTTCTGGTGGAAACGCTGGGCGAACTGCGCGGCCTGAACCTCTCGCGCATTGAAAGCCGCCCCCGCCGTGACCGCGCCTGGAGTTACCTGATCTACGTGGATATTGAGGGCCACGCCCAGGACCCCCAGGTGGCCCAGGCCCTGGCGGGCGTGCTGCGCAAAGCCAGCTACGCCAAGATCATCGGCTCGTACCCGGCGGCCCAGGGCACGGTGGGGTGA